A window from Vigna angularis cultivar LongXiaoDou No.4 chromosome 7, ASM1680809v1, whole genome shotgun sequence encodes these proteins:
- the LOC108338421 gene encoding scarecrow-like transcription factor PAT1, translating to MQASEQHRSSSMYYQPLQQIEAYCLPQYGNLNQQLYYHGGSHGTHFSTPSSSELYCTLESSSVAGSFTLYNSPSTVSFSPNGSPISQHDSQSYPPDQYHSPENAYGSPLSGSCITDDLSSFKHKLRELESVMLGPDSDNLDSYDSAISNGNNFASLEMDSWRQTMVAISSKNLKHILVACAKAIADNDLLMAQWLMDELRQMVSVSGDPIQRLGAYMLEGLVARLAASGSSIYKALRCKEPESAELLSYMHILYEVCPYFKFGYMSANGAIAEAMKDEERVHIIDFQIGQGSQWITLIQAFAARPGGPPHIRITGIDDSQSAYARGGGLHIVGRRLSKLAEHFKVPFEFHAAAISGCDVQLHNLGVRPGEALAVNFAFMLHHMPDESVSTQNHRDRLLRLVRSLSPKVVTLVEQESNTNTAAFFPRFLETLDYYTAMFESIDVTLPRIHKERINVEQHCLARDLVNIIACEGVERVERHEVLGKWRSRFAMAGFTPYPLSSLVNGTIKKLLENYSNRYRLEERDGALYLGWMNRDLVASCAWK from the coding sequence ATGCAGGCATCAGAGCAACATAGAAGTTCAAGCATGTACTATCAACCATTACAACAAATTGAAGCCTACTGCTTGCCGCAGTATGGGAACCTTAATCAACAGCTATATTACCATGGTGGAAGCCATGGAACTCACTTTTCAACTCCAAGTTCTTCTGAACTTTACTGTACATTGGAATCATCCTCTGTAGCTGGCAGTTTCACCCTTTACAACTCTCCTTCAACTGTTAGTTTCTCACCTAATGGTAGCCCCATATCACAGCATGACTCTCAGTCATATCCACCTGACCAGTATCATTCTCCTGAGAATGCCTATGGCTCTCCATTGAGTGGCTCCTGCATAACCGATGATTTAAGCAGCTTCAAGCACAAACTGAGAGAGTTGGAAAGTGTAATGCTTGGCCCTGACTCTGATAATCTTGATAGTTATGACAGTGCCATAAGCAATGGAAACAACTTTGCTTCACTTGAGATGGACAGCTGGAGACAAACAATGGTGGCAATTTCTAGCAAAAACCTGAAGCACATCCTTGTTGCATGTGCCAAAGCCATTGCAGACAATGATTTGCTTATGGCACAGTGGCTGATGGATGAACTAAGGCAGATGGTGTCAGTTTCTGGCGATCCAATTCAACGGTTGGGAGCATACATGCTGGAAGGACTTGTTGCACGATTGGCTGCTTCTGGGAGTTCGATATACAAAGCtttaagatgcaaagaaccAGAGAGTGCTGAGCTTCTCTCCTACATGCACATACTGTATGAGGTTTGCCCCTACTTCAAATTCGGGTACATGTCTGCAAATGGAGCCATTGCAGAAGctatgaaagatgaagaaagggtgCACATAATCGATTTCCAAATCGGTCAAGGAAGCCAGTGGATAACTTTAATTCAGGCTTTTGCAGCTAGACCTGGAGGGCCACCCCACATTCGGATTACAGGTATTGATGACTCACAATCAGCTTATGCCCGCGGTGGTGGACTGCACATAGTGGGAAGGAGGTTATCAAAGCTTGCTGAGCATTTTAAGGTGCCGTTTGAATTTCATGCTGCAGCTATCTCTGGCTGTGATGTTCAACTACACAACCTTGGAGTTCGACCGGGGGAAGCTCTGGCTGTGAATTTTGCATTCATGCTACATCACATGCCAGATGAAAGTGTGAGTACACAGAATCACAGGGATAGGTTGTTGAGGTTGGTTAGGAGCCTATCGCCGAAGGTGGTGACACTTGTTGAGCAGGAATCTAACACAAACACTGCTGCATTCTTTCCTCGTTTCCTTGAAACTCTGGACTATTACACAGCAATGTTTGAGTCAATAGATGTTACTCTTCCTAGAATTCATAAAGAGAGAATCAATGTTGAGCAGCATTGTTTGGCAAGAGATTTGGTTAACATCATAGCTTGTGAAGGGGTTGAGAGGGTGGAACGGCATGAGGTGCTTGGGAAGTGGAGGTCAAGATTTGCAATGGCCGGTTTCACTCCTTACCCTTTGAGTTCACTGGTGAATGGTACCATCAAGAAATTGCTTGAGAACTACAGTAATAGATATAGACTTGAAGAGAGAGATGGAGCTCTGTATCTGGGTTGGATGAATAGAGATTTGGTTGCTTCTTGCGCATGGAAATGA